One Intestinimonas butyriciproducens genomic window, TCTTGCGCTGCTGGGTCCGGTTCATCAGGGCGGCCACCTTGCCCAGCTCGGTGTCCATACCCGTGCCCGTGACCACTACCGTGGCCCGCCCATAGGTCACCAGGGAGCCGGAAAACACCATGTTTTTCTGGTCGCCCAGCGCCACCTTCTCCGCGGCGATCACATCCGAGGTCTTCTCCACGCCCTCGCTCTCACCAGTGAGGGAGCTCTCATTGACCTTCAGCGAAAAATTTTCCAGGATTCTTCCGTCGGCCACCACCATGTCGCCGGCCTCCAGCTCCACAATGTCGCCAGGCACCACCTGGGCCGAAGGCACCACGGACCGCACGCCGTCCCGGAGCACTTTTGCACTGGGCGAGGACATGGCCTTCAGACTCTCCAGGGACTTCTCCGCCTTGAAGTGCTGGACCGTACCCAGTACGGCGTTGAGGATCAGGACCGCAAAGATGACGACCGTGCTCTCCACGTTATCCGACACCATGGAGATCAGGGCCGCAATGATGAGGATCACCACCAGCAGGTCCTTGAACTGGTCCAGAAACACCTGGAGTCCGGACTTCTTCTTCCCCTCCGCCAGGGCGTTTTTGCCGTGTTTCTGGAGGCGCTCGGCCGCCTCCTTGGAAGTAAGCCCCGCCTTCGTCCCTCCGAGGGCGCTCAGGGTCTCATCCACGGTGCGGTTGAAAAATGAGGATTCCACACTTGCCACACTCCTTCTGCATCTATCTTGTCCAATCGGGCATAAAACTTCATGCGCCATTGGCGCATCACGATAAACGGGCAGAAGCGGACACATGAAGTCTTTGTGCATGCAGGTCGTCCAGGCCCACACGCTTTGATTCCGGACCGTGCCGTCATAGGCGCGCATGACCCTTTTGCTATGCTTATAGCAAAAAAGACTTTTGAGTATGGGCTTTGAGGATTCGAAGCCCATACTCAAAAGTCTTGTCACCGGAATCGGCGCCCTCCACCAGGCCCTGACCGGACCGTGATGTTGATGGAGGAACTTGCGACTACTCCCTTTTGAACAGTGGAATTATACCGGATATCCGCCCGTTTGTCAAGCCCGTCAAAAGTGAAAGATGGAAAACTTTTGCTCGCTCCCCCTCGCTTCCTCTCCCTTTTGTTGCAAAGGCTCCCATTTTGGGGTACAATATCTGCAACGCAAAGGAGGTCTTTTTCATGCGCGATGGTTTTGTCAAGGTCGCCGCCGGCACGCCCGCCATCCGGGTGGCCGACTGCCGTTACAACGCCGAGAGCTGCTTTACCCTCATGCGGGAGGCCTACCGCCAGGGTGTGCGGGTGCTGTGCCTCCCGGAGCTGTGCCTCACCGGCTATACCTGCGGGGACCTGTTCCTCCAGGACACCCTTCTGGACGGCGCCGAGGAGGCCCTCTCCACGGTGCTGGAGGCCACCAGGAGCCTGGATATGATCGCTGCCGTCGGGCTGCCGGTCCGCCGGCACAACAAGCTCTACAACTGTGCGGCGGTCATCCACAAGGGTGAGATTCTGGGCGTGGTCCCCAAGACCCATCTGCCCAACTACGGCGAATTCTACGAAAAGCGATGGTTCACCCCCGGAGGGCCCGCAGACCGGCTCTTCACCCTCTGCTCCCAGGAGACGGTCTTCGGCACCGACGTGCTCTTCTCCTGCGAGACGCTGCCCGGTCTCACCATCGGAGTAGAGCTGTGTGAAGACCTGTGGGCTCCCCAGCCGCCGTCGGTCAGACTGGCCCAGGCCGGTGCCACGCTGATCCTGAATCTCTCGGCCAGCGATGAGACCGTGGGGAAAGACGTCTACCGCCGCTCTCTGGTCACCGGGCAGTCCGCCCGTCTGGTCTGCGGCTATCTTTACGCCGACGCCGGCGAGGGGGAATCCACCACCGATCTGGTGTTTGCCGGGCACGATCTCATCGCGGAAAACGGCGTTCTCCTGGACGAGAGCCGCAATTTTGCCTCCGGCCTCACCGTGTCAGAGGTGGACGTCAATCGTCTGCTCTCCGAGCGCCGCCGTTTGAGCACCTTCCCGGCCGCTCCAAACGACTCGACGCTGCGGGTGAGCTTCAATCTGGCCCCCTCCACCACCACGCTCACCCGCTATGTCTCCCCCACCCCCTTCGTACCCGAGGACGCCGGAGACCGGGCGGAGCGCTGCGACGAGATCCTGAAGATCGCGGCTATGGGGCTCAAAAAACGCATCGAGCACACCCGGGCCGCCGCCGTCGTGGTGGGCCTCTCCGGCGGACTGGACTCCACCCTGGCCATCCTCATCGCCGCCATCGCCATGCGCCTCCTGGACCGTCCGGCCAGCGACATCATCGCCGTCACCATGCCCTGCTTCGGCACCACGGACCGTACCCGGGACAATGCCGTGGAGCTCTCCCGCCGCCTGGGCACCACCCTGAAGCGCATCGATATCGGCGAGGCGGTGAAGCAGCATTTCCGGGACATTGGCCAGAGCATGGAAACCCATGACGTTACCTTTGAAAACGGCCAGGCCCGGGAGCGGACCCAGGTGCTGATGGATATCGCCAACCAGGTGGGCGGCATGGTGGTAGGTACCGGCGACCTCTCCGAACTGGCCCTGGGCTGGGCTACCTATAACGGGGACCACATGTCCATGTACGGCGTCAACGCCTCCATCCCCAAGACCCTGGTACGGCATCTGGTCTCCTACGTCTGCGGCGACAAGGCCGAGAGCGAGCCGGAGCTCTCCCACGTACTGGCAGACATTTTGGATACCCCCGTGTCTCCCGAGCTTCTGCCCGCCATCAACGGTCAGATCTCTCAAAAGACCGAGGATTTGGTGGGCCCCTACGAGCTCCACGACTTTTTCCTCTACTATGCCATTCGCTGGGCCTTCCCGCCCAGAAAAGTGCTGCGCCTTGCCGAGCATGCCTTTGGCCGGAGCTATGACAGGGCCACCATCCTGAAGTGGGAAAAAACCTTCTACCGCCGCTTTTTCAACCAGCAGTTCAAGCGCTCCTGTCTGCCGGACGGGCCCAAGGTGGGCTCTGTCACCCTCTCTCCCAGGGGCGACTGGAGGATGCCATCGGACGCCGTGGCCGTCCTTTGGCTGGAAGAGCTGGAGGCCCTGGAATAGTCTTACCTCCCCCGTCCCAACAGGGCGGTCTGCCAAAGCAGACCGCCCTGCCTCTTTCTCTCCGCCGCGCCGTTCTCCGCAGTTTTTTCGCAAAATGAAACTTTTCTCCATTCACAGAATGGTAACATTTATATGATAAAGTAAATTTGATAATATAGACCACCAGCCGGGGGAGCTTCCTCCGGCTGTGCTTTACACAGAAAGGAGTGCGATCTTAACATGGCCAGCAACCCCAACTACAGCGATGTGACCCCCGCCATTGAGGCCTTGGCGCGCCGCAGCCTGGAGAACAGCTCCATTGCCGCGGACGACTACGTGCGCTACGATGTGAAGCGCGGCCTCCGCGACCTGAACGGCAAGGGCGTCCTGGCGGGACTGACAGAGATCTCCGACATCGTCTCAAAAAAGATGGTGGACGGGGAGGAGATCCCCTGCGAGGGCGAACTCTATTACCGCGGCTATAGCATTCAGGACCTGGTGGGTTCCGCCCTGCGCGAAAAGCGCTTCGGCTTTGAAGAGACCGCTTACCTGCTTCTCTTCGGTCAGCTTCCCACGGAGACGGAGCTCTCCGCCTTTTCCGCCCAGCTCTCCTACTACCGCACGCTTCCAAAAAACTTTGTCCGGGACGTCATCCTCAAGTCCCCCACCCAGGATATGATGAACTCCCTGGCCAAATGCGTTCTCTCCATCGCATCCTATGACGACAAAACCGACGACATCAGTTTGCCCAATGTGGTGCGGCAGTGTATGCAGCTTATCGCCACCTTCCCTCTCTACGCCGTCTACGGCTATCAGGCCTATCACTACAAGGAGGGGAATTCCCTCTTCATCCATGCCCCCCGTCCGGAGCTCTCCACAGCGGAGAACATCCTCACGCTGCTCCGCGCCGACTCCTCCTACTCCTTCTGGGAGGCCCACATTCTGGATATCTGCCTCATGCTCCACGCGGAGCACGGCGGCGGCAACAACTCCACCTTTACCACCCATGTGGTCACCTCCTCGGGGACCGACACCTACTCCTGTATGGCCGCAGCGCTGGCCTCCCTCAAAGGTCCCAAGCACGGCGGCGCCAACATCAAAGTGGTGCGGATGTTTGAGGACATCAAGGCCAGCGTGAAGGACTGGTCCGACGAGGACGAGATCAAAGCCCACCTGCGCGCCCTCCTCCACGGCGAGGCATTCGACCACGCCGGCCTCATCTACGGCATGGGCCACGCAGTCTACTCCCTCTCCGACCCCCGCGCCAACATCCTGCGCGGCTTTGTGGAGACCCTCTCTCGGGAAAAGGGCCGCACCGATGAATATGAGCTCTACTCCCGTGTGGAACGCCTGGCTCCCCAGGTTATCGCCGACGAGCGCAAGATCTATAAGGGCGTGGCCGCCAACGTGGACTTCTATTCCGGCTTCGTCTATCAC contains:
- a CDS encoding NAD(+) synthase; the protein is MRDGFVKVAAGTPAIRVADCRYNAESCFTLMREAYRQGVRVLCLPELCLTGYTCGDLFLQDTLLDGAEEALSTVLEATRSLDMIAAVGLPVRRHNKLYNCAAVIHKGEILGVVPKTHLPNYGEFYEKRWFTPGGPADRLFTLCSQETVFGTDVLFSCETLPGLTIGVELCEDLWAPQPPSVRLAQAGATLILNLSASDETVGKDVYRRSLVTGQSARLVCGYLYADAGEGESTTDLVFAGHDLIAENGVLLDESRNFASGLTVSEVDVNRLLSERRRLSTFPAAPNDSTLRVSFNLAPSTTTLTRYVSPTPFVPEDAGDRAERCDEILKIAAMGLKKRIEHTRAAAVVVGLSGGLDSTLAILIAAIAMRLLDRPASDIIAVTMPCFGTTDRTRDNAVELSRRLGTTLKRIDIGEAVKQHFRDIGQSMETHDVTFENGQARERTQVLMDIANQVGGMVVGTGDLSELALGWATYNGDHMSMYGVNASIPKTLVRHLVSYVCGDKAESEPELSHVLADILDTPVSPELLPAINGQISQKTEDLVGPYELHDFFLYYAIRWAFPPRKVLRLAEHAFGRSYDRATILKWEKTFYRRFFNQQFKRSCLPDGPKVGSVTLSPRGDWRMPSDAVAVLWLEELEALE
- a CDS encoding citrate/2-methylcitrate synthase, with product MASNPNYSDVTPAIEALARRSLENSSIAADDYVRYDVKRGLRDLNGKGVLAGLTEISDIVSKKMVDGEEIPCEGELYYRGYSIQDLVGSALREKRFGFEETAYLLLFGQLPTETELSAFSAQLSYYRTLPKNFVRDVILKSPTQDMMNSLAKCVLSIASYDDKTDDISLPNVVRQCMQLIATFPLYAVYGYQAYHYKEGNSLFIHAPRPELSTAENILTLLRADSSYSFWEAHILDICLMLHAEHGGGNNSTFTTHVVTSSGTDTYSCMAAALASLKGPKHGGANIKVVRMFEDIKASVKDWSDEDEIKAHLRALLHGEAFDHAGLIYGMGHAVYSLSDPRANILRGFVETLSREKGRTDEYELYSRVERLAPQVIADERKIYKGVAANVDFYSGFVYHMLDLPLELYTPLFAMARIAGWSAHRIEELINMGKIIRPAYKYVGQHRTYQPLGQR